A section of the Desulfonatronovibrio magnus genome encodes:
- a CDS encoding Rpn family recombination-promoting nuclease/putative transposase produces the protein MTYLTDRYVNFFTDYGFKRLFGEEPHKDLLRDFLNELLKDEQGQIVDLTYLKDENLGNTSLDRKAIFDLYCENERGEKFIVELQKAKQNFFKDRSVFYATFPIQHQAQRGDWNFELKAVYTIGILDFVFEEDRDDPEKYRYDIKLQDIVTNKVFYDKLTFIYLALPKFQKNLDQLETRFEKWLYAIKHLDRLDKIPDALREQIFEKFFQVAEIANFSRDEIQKYEDSLKYYRDLKNVLDTARDEGREEATLNVARNLLDVLNDETIALKTGLTVKQVAGLRSGAVSR, from the coding sequence ATGACGTATTTGACGGATCGATATGTAAATTTTTTTACTGACTATGGGTTCAAGCGCCTTTTTGGCGAGGAGCCGCACAAGGATTTGTTGCGGGACTTTCTGAACGAACTGCTCAAGGACGAGCAGGGACAGATCGTTGATTTGACCTATCTGAAAGACGAAAATCTGGGCAACACCAGTCTGGACCGCAAGGCAATTTTTGATCTGTACTGCGAAAATGAGCGCGGCGAGAAATTCATCGTGGAGCTGCAAAAGGCCAAACAGAATTTTTTCAAGGACCGCAGTGTTTTTTACGCCACCTTTCCGATTCAGCATCAGGCCCAGCGCGGGGACTGGAATTTTGAACTGAAGGCCGTGTACACCATCGGCATTCTGGATTTTGTTTTTGAGGAGGACAGGGACGATCCTGAGAAGTACCGGTATGACATCAAGCTCCAGGACATTGTCACCAACAAGGTTTTTTACGACAAACTGACCTTTATTTATCTGGCATTACCCAAATTTCAAAAAAACCTTGACCAGTTGGAAACCCGGTTCGAGAAGTGGCTTTATGCCATAAAGCACTTAGACCGGTTAGACAAAATTCCGGACGCACTCCGGGAGCAGATCTTCGAGAAATTTTTCCAGGTGGCCGAAATCGCCAATTTCAGTAGGGACGAGATACAAAAGTACGAGGACAGCCTGAAGTACTATCGGGATTTGAAAAACGTTCTGGATACGGCTCGGGATGAAGGCCGGGAAGAGGCGACCTTGAACGTAGCTCGAAACCTGCTGGATGTTCTGAACGATGAGACCATTGCCTTGAAAACCGGGCTGACTGTAAAACAGGTTGCTGGATTACGCAGTGGGGCGGTGAGTCGGTAG